The proteins below are encoded in one region of Macrobrachium rosenbergii isolate ZJJX-2024 chromosome 29, ASM4041242v1, whole genome shotgun sequence:
- the LOC136854479 gene encoding alkaline phosphatase-like has product MQIPCPSYSGRAAIEMAIEILTAMVVLTAAVGPLGVKALPKVEDRNFWYNQAKEQMESLLEATRTSKGYAKNVILFVGDGMGISTVTASRILKGQRLGYSGEDYKLSFEKFPFVALAKTYNLDAQIGDSSACATALMCGVKANVNTVGLDHRGKFEDCLSSYTAGATSLIDWAQRYGKSTGIVTNTRLTHGTPSALYARSPSRYWEDDAKVPSQTQVTCKDIARQLVENEPGKNINVLLGGGRRHWIPMTEYDREERDQRGRRTDGRNLLDDWVHDKKARELHAEYVWNKAQFESIDARRTDYLLGLFGYSHLDFEVDRNRGPSGDPSLAEMTAKAIQILKKNPHGFLLMVEGGRIDHAHHHNNGRRALEEVDALDDAVVAALNATSVKDTLTVVTADHSHVFTLGGDNTPRGHPVTGMDIEMSDLDGKPYTTLLYSNGPGYAHATPTGRQDLTGFNTHDINFVQQTAVPRKYETHGGEDVPVYAQGPGSHLFTGTIEQTYIAHAIAHSACISEDVSHCEKPPSDDACAAGLEPGPLPASSQATAPHDVGQSGSEALPRPVGQEPGLHVGPSDLGLLQGGGLGVPACYSDAPGLRVMTGKEFLRSCVYMMMLMAVPTLKRKVDFFRSFLLFLRSDSHATCIYFKCT; this is encoded by the exons ATCGAAACTTCTGGTACAACCAGGCCAAGGAGCAGATGGAGAGTCTCCTAGAAGCCACGAGGACTAGTAAGGGCTACGCCAAGAACGTCATCTTGTTCGTGGGCGACGGGATGGGCATTTCCACAGTGACAGCCAGCAGGATACTCAAAGGGCAGCGGCTGGGGTACAGCGGTGAGGATTACAAGCTCTCCTTTGAGAAGTTCCCCTTCGTCGCCTTAGCAAAG ACATACAACTTGGACGCCCAGATAGGCGACAGCTCGGCCTGTGCGACTGCTCTCATGTGCGGAGTGAAGGCCAACGTGAACACAGTGGGACTTGACCACCGAGGCAAGTTCGAAGATTGTCTCTCGTCCTACACAGCTGGGGCCACGTCGCTCATCGACTGGGCCCAGAGATACG GTAAAAGCACAGGCATAGTCACCAACACGAGGCTAACCCACGGGACGCCTTCAGCCCTCTACGCAAGGTCGCCCTCGCGGTATTGGGAAGACGATGCTAAGGTGCCCTCACAAACACAGGTCACGTGCAAGGACATTGCCAGACAGCTCGTCGAGAATGAGCCAGGAAAGAATATCAAT GTCCTACTGGGTGGAGGCCGCCGGCACTGGATACCCATGACCGAATACGACCGCGAGGAGCGAGACCAGAGAGGCCGGCGGACAGATGGTCGGAACCTGTTGGACGACTGGGTGCATGACAAGAAGGCGAGGGAGCTACACGCCGAGTATGTCTGGAACAAAGCTCAGTTTGAGAGCATAGACGCCAGACGAACGGACTACTTACTTG GTCTCTTCGGGTACTCCCACCTGGACTTCGAGGTGGACCGCAACAGAGGGCCTTCGGGAGACCCGTCCCTAGCGGAGATGACGGCAAAGGCGATCCAGATCCTGAAGAAGAATCCCCACGGGTTCCTCCTGATGGTGGAAG GAGGTCGCATAGACCACGCCCATCACCACAACAACGGGCGCCGTGCCCTGGAGGAGGTGGACGCCCTAGACGACGCTGTGGTCGCGGCCCTCAACGCTACTTCAGTCAAGGACACCCTGACGGTGGTCACGGCCGACCACTCCCACGTGTTTACCTTGGGAGGCGATAATACCCCCAGGGGACATCCTGTCACAG GTATGGACATTGAGATGAGTGACTTAGACGGGAAGCCTTACACCACCCTGCTCTACAGCAACGGTCCGGGGTACGCCCACGCCACGCCCACGGGGAGGCAGGATCTCACGGGCTTCAACACCCACGACATCAATTTTGTGCAACAGACAGCTGTCCCGAGAAA GTACGAGACCCACGGCGGGGAAGACGTGCCCGTGTACGCCCAGGGCCCCGGCTCCCACCTGTTCACGGGCACGATAGAGCAGACGTACATCGCCCACGCCATCGCCCACTCCGCCTGCATCTCCGAAGACGTCAGCCACTGCGAGAAGCCTCCCAGCGACGACGCATGCGCGGCCGGCCTCGAGCCTGGGCCCCTGCCGGCTTCCTCGCAGGCCACTGCCCCACACGACGTCGGGCAGTCAGGATCGGAAGCACTCCCGCGACCCGTGGGGCAGGAGCCTGGCCTCCACGTGGGTCCTTCAGATCTGGGACTGTTACAGGGTGGTGGTCTGGGTGTTCCTGCCTGTTATTCAGACGCTCCGGGGCTACGTGTGATGACGGGGAAGGAGTTTTTGAGGTCGTGTGTTTATATGATGATGTTGATGGCGGTACCTACACTCAAACGAAAGGTtgatttctttcgttcttttttacttttcctgaGGTCGGATTCCCACGCTACGTGCATTTATTTCAAGTGTACCTGA